A single region of the Streptomyces virginiae genome encodes:
- a CDS encoding FAD-binding and (Fe-S)-binding domain-containing protein — protein MTSPGELERTLRENLRGEIDFGAAARALTTMDASNYRRVPVGVVAPRDADDVAAALTVCAEAGVPVLPRGGGTSIAGQATGVGVVLDLTRHMNTLVSVDPEARTAVVHPGLVLDRLRDAVRPYGLTFGPDPSTHSRCTLGGMIGNNACGAHSVAWGTTADNVTELAVTTYGGTSHRIGTGWAGAPDGLRELITGHLGPLRTGMPPGFSRRISGYGGLDALLPEHGVQVARAFCGSEGTLGVVTEAVVRLVETPRAPVLAVLGYADESAAAEAAAGLLPHGPLTVEGMAQDLVGDAAARLPRGGAWLFVEMPDEGAARALLRAADAVDRALVTDPAEQRALWRIREDAAGTATRMPDGGMAWPGWEDCAVPPARLGAYLREFRALLAAHGLRGSPYGHFGEGCVHVRIDFDLVSAPGIARFRTFSEELADLVVAHGGSLSGEHGDGQARAELLPKMYGPDLIRLFGAYKDVWDPAGGMNPGTLVRPARLDENLRFAVLPATPFAGEIARCVGVAKCRTTDPGGASVMCPSYRVTGEERHSTRGRARLLHEMLAGEIVTDGWRSTEVAEALDLCLACKGCRSDCPVGVDMATYKAEFLHHHWAGRIRPLSHYTLGGLPDRLRLIARLRAAGAVNALARRVPVPGLDRERGGRLPELASEPFTRWWARQPGAAKGAKGASGPDRASGPGGAVTLWPDTFTQYLNPAAGRAATQVLRAAGLSVEVPTAGRVCCGLTYVSTGRLDRARTVLRRTLDTLGEPAGPVVVLEPSCAAALRADLPALLPDDPRAARLAGAVRTFAETLEEYAPAWRPPHLDRKVVGQTHCHQHAVLGDGPDRRLRERAGLTGELSGGCCGLAGNFGFEPGHHEVSVACAEEQLLPALRAAPPDALIQADGFSCRTQIAQLGGARARHLAELLAEGL, from the coding sequence GTGACGTCACCCGGTGAACTCGAACGGACATTGCGGGAGAACCTGCGCGGGGAGATCGACTTCGGCGCTGCCGCACGCGCCCTGACCACCATGGACGCCTCGAACTACCGGCGTGTCCCGGTGGGCGTGGTCGCCCCGCGCGACGCGGACGACGTGGCGGCCGCCCTCACCGTGTGCGCCGAGGCCGGGGTCCCGGTCCTCCCGCGCGGCGGCGGGACCTCCATCGCCGGCCAGGCCACCGGCGTCGGCGTGGTCCTCGACCTCACCCGCCACATGAACACGCTCGTGTCGGTGGACCCGGAAGCCCGGACGGCCGTCGTCCACCCCGGGCTGGTCCTGGACCGACTGCGCGACGCGGTGCGCCCCTACGGGCTGACCTTCGGACCTGACCCCTCCACCCACTCCCGCTGCACCCTCGGCGGCATGATCGGCAACAACGCCTGCGGGGCCCACTCGGTCGCCTGGGGCACCACCGCCGACAACGTGACCGAACTGGCCGTGACGACCTACGGGGGCACCTCCCACCGCATCGGCACCGGCTGGGCGGGCGCCCCCGACGGCCTGCGAGAGCTGATCACCGGACACCTCGGACCACTGCGCACCGGCATGCCGCCCGGCTTCTCCCGGCGGATCTCCGGCTACGGCGGCCTCGACGCGCTGCTGCCCGAGCACGGGGTGCAGGTGGCGCGGGCGTTCTGCGGCAGCGAAGGCACGCTCGGGGTGGTGACCGAGGCGGTCGTCCGCCTCGTGGAGACACCCCGGGCGCCGGTCCTCGCGGTGCTCGGATACGCCGACGAGAGCGCGGCCGCCGAAGCGGCGGCCGGGCTGCTGCCCCACGGGCCACTCACGGTGGAAGGGATGGCCCAGGACCTGGTGGGCGACGCCGCCGCGCGACTGCCCCGGGGCGGTGCGTGGCTGTTCGTGGAGATGCCGGACGAGGGCGCGGCCCGCGCCCTGCTGCGAGCCGCCGACGCCGTGGACCGGGCACTCGTCACCGATCCGGCCGAACAACGGGCCCTGTGGCGGATCCGCGAGGACGCGGCGGGCACCGCGACCCGGATGCCGGACGGCGGCATGGCCTGGCCGGGGTGGGAGGACTGCGCGGTACCGCCCGCCCGGCTGGGCGCCTACCTGCGGGAATTCCGGGCGCTGCTGGCTGCGCACGGGCTGCGCGGATCCCCGTACGGGCACTTCGGCGAGGGCTGCGTCCACGTACGGATCGACTTCGACCTGGTGTCGGCGCCGGGCATCGCCCGCTTCCGGACCTTCTCCGAGGAACTGGCCGACCTCGTCGTCGCGCACGGCGGATCCCTGTCGGGCGAGCACGGCGACGGCCAGGCCCGCGCGGAACTCCTGCCCAAGATGTACGGGCCGGACCTGATCCGGCTCTTCGGTGCCTACAAGGACGTGTGGGACCCGGCGGGCGGCATGAACCCGGGGACCCTGGTCAGGCCGGCACGACTCGACGAGAACCTACGCTTCGCGGTGCTGCCCGCCACCCCGTTCGCGGGCGAGATCGCCCGCTGCGTCGGCGTCGCGAAATGCCGGACCACCGACCCCGGCGGCGCCTCGGTGATGTGCCCCTCCTACCGGGTCACGGGCGAGGAACGGCACTCCACCCGCGGCCGGGCCAGGCTGCTGCACGAGATGCTCGCCGGGGAGATCGTCACGGACGGTTGGCGTTCGACGGAGGTCGCCGAGGCGCTGGACCTGTGCCTGGCCTGCAAGGGCTGCCGCAGCGACTGCCCGGTGGGCGTGGACATGGCGACGTACAAGGCGGAGTTCCTGCACCACCACTGGGCGGGCCGGATCCGCCCGCTGTCCCACTACACCCTGGGCGGCCTACCGGACCGGCTCCGCCTGATCGCCCGCCTCCGGGCGGCGGGGGCCGTCAACGCCCTGGCCCGACGCGTCCCCGTACCGGGACTGGACCGGGAGCGGGGCGGCCGACTGCCGGAACTGGCCAGCGAACCCTTCACGCGGTGGTGGGCACGACAGCCGGGCGCGGCCAAGGGGGCGAAGGGGGCGTCGGGGCCGGACAGGGCGTCGGGGCCCGGGGGAGCGGTCACCCTCTGGCCGGACACCTTCACCCAGTACCTGAACCCCGCGGCCGGCCGGGCGGCCACCCAGGTGCTCCGCGCGGCGGGGCTGAGCGTCGAGGTACCCACCGCCGGCCGGGTGTGCTGCGGTCTCACCTACGTCTCCACGGGCCGTCTCGACCGCGCCCGCACCGTCCTGCGCCGGACCCTGGACACACTGGGCGAGCCGGCAGGACCCGTCGTCGTCCTGGAACCGAGCTGCGCCGCGGCCCTCCGCGCCGACCTGCCCGCGCTGCTCCCCGACGACCCCCGCGCGGCCCGCCTCGCAGGGGCGGTACGGACCTTCGCCGAGACCTTGGAGGAGTACGCCCCGGCCTGGCGGCCGCCGCACCTGGACCGGAAGGTGGTCGGCCAGACCCACTGCCACCAGCACGCGGTGCTCGGGGACGGCCCCGATCGCAGACTGCGCGAGCGGGCCGGCCTGACCGGCGAACTCAGCGGGGGCTGCTGCGGCCTCGCCGGGAACTTCGGCTTCGAACCCGGGCACCACGAGGTGTCGGTGGCCTGCGCGGAGGAACAGCTGCTCCCGGCCCTGCGCGCGGCCCCGCCGGACGCCCTGATCCAGGCGGACGGATTCTCGTGCCGCACGCAGATCGCCCAGCTGGGCGGGGCCCGGGCCCGGCACCTGGCGGAACTCCTCGCGGAAGGGTTGTGA
- a CDS encoding DUF1801 domain-containing protein, giving the protein MDVATYLAEVPDARREALVRLRELCLQELTGFEEQIAYGMPVYVRAGETAGEIAWANQKQYISFYLMRTDVREAFADRLAPHDMGKACLRFRNPTTIDFTLLRDLLRATAGSGPGPGKVC; this is encoded by the coding sequence ATGGATGTCGCCACCTACCTGGCCGAGGTCCCCGACGCCCGCCGCGAGGCCCTGGTCCGCCTGCGCGAGCTGTGCCTCCAGGAGCTGACCGGGTTCGAGGAGCAGATCGCGTACGGGATGCCGGTGTACGTACGGGCGGGCGAGACGGCCGGCGAGATCGCCTGGGCGAACCAGAAGCAGTACATCTCCTTCTACCTGATGCGCACGGACGTCCGGGAAGCCTTCGCGGACCGCCTGGCCCCCCACGACATGGGCAAAGCCTGCCTCCGCTTCCGCAACCCCACCACAATCGACTTCACCCTCCTCCGAGACCTCCTCAGAGCGACGGCGGGGTCGGGTCCGGGCCCGGGGAAGGTCTGCTGA
- the serC gene encoding phosphoserine transaminase — MAEIQIPADIKPADGRFGAGPSKVRTEALDALAATGTSLLGTSHRQAPVKNLVGSVRQGLRDLFSLPEGYEVILGNGGSTAFWDIATAGLIEQKSQHLTFGEFSSKFATAAKLAPWLDAPSVISSEPGTHPEPVAEAGVDVYAYTHNETSTGVAAPIKRVAGADAGSLVLVDATSGAGGLPVDITETDVYYFAPQKSFASDGGLWLAAFSPAALERAARVHASGSRHIPEFFSLPTAIDNSLKNQTYNTPALSTLFLLDQQLRWMNSQGGLEFTTGRTAASARNLYGWAEASKYATPFVVDADKRSSVIGTIDFSDEIDAAAVAKVLRANGIVDTEPYRKLGRNQLRIAMFPAIDPADVQALTACIDHVIEKL; from the coding sequence GTGGCTGAGATCCAGATTCCCGCTGACATCAAGCCCGCCGACGGACGCTTCGGCGCGGGCCCCTCCAAGGTGCGGACCGAGGCGCTGGACGCCCTCGCCGCCACCGGTACCTCCCTGCTCGGAACCTCACACCGCCAGGCCCCGGTCAAGAACCTGGTCGGCTCGGTGCGCCAGGGCCTCCGGGACCTCTTCTCCCTCCCCGAGGGGTACGAGGTGATCCTGGGCAACGGCGGCTCCACCGCCTTCTGGGACATCGCGACCGCCGGTCTGATCGAGCAGAAGTCCCAGCACCTCACCTTCGGCGAGTTCTCCTCGAAGTTCGCCACGGCCGCGAAGCTCGCGCCGTGGCTGGACGCGCCGTCCGTGATCTCCTCGGAGCCGGGTACGCACCCGGAGCCGGTGGCCGAGGCGGGCGTGGACGTGTACGCGTACACGCACAACGAGACCTCGACGGGTGTGGCGGCGCCGATCAAGCGCGTCGCGGGCGCCGACGCCGGGTCCCTCGTTCTGGTGGACGCGACCTCGGGCGCCGGTGGTCTGCCGGTGGACATCACCGAGACGGACGTCTACTACTTCGCGCCGCAGAAGTCCTTCGCCTCGGACGGCGGCCTGTGGCTGGCCGCGTTCTCCCCGGCCGCCCTGGAGCGCGCCGCCCGTGTGCACGCGTCCGGCAGCCGGCACATCCCGGAGTTCTTCTCGCTGCCGACGGCGATCGACAACTCGCTGAAGAACCAGACGTACAACACCCCGGCGCTGTCGACCCTGTTCCTGCTGGACCAGCAGCTGCGGTGGATGAACAGCCAGGGTGGTCTGGAGTTCACCACGGGCCGTACGGCGGCCAGCGCGCGCAACCTGTACGGCTGGGCGGAGGCGTCCAAGTACGCGACGCCGTTCGTCGTGGACGCCGACAAGCGCTCGTCCGTCATCGGCACGATCGACTTCTCGGACGAGATCGACGCGGCGGCGGTCGCCAAGGTGCTGCGCGCCAACGGGATCGTGGACACCGAGCCGTACCGCAAGCTCGGCCGCAACCAGCTCCGTATCGCGATGTTCCCGGCGATCGACCCGGCGGACGTGCAGGCGCTGACGGCCTGCATCGACCACGTGATCGAGAAGCTCTGA
- a CDS encoding sacsin N-terminal ATP-binding-like domain-containing protein, with the protein MSVRVTAAQSGVDPFGTARLRRGVLDAWGAGPARFREDANAEEDLALGGYRDRLVIELAQNAADAAARAKVPGRLRLTLHEGEGGHALLAVANTGAPLDATGVESLSTLRASAKREPSGDSVGRFGVGFAAVLAVSDEPAVLGRHGGVRWSLPEARELARGAAVGSPGLGDELRRRDGHVPLLRLPLPAEGTAPDGYDTVVVLPLRDAAAEGLVERLLAGVDDALLLTLPGLREVVVETPADGTRTLYRRDEGPYTVIEDTTASGTVTHRWRTVRHGGPIERELLADRPVEERLRPTWAVSWAVPVDSDGAPVRPVTAPVVHAPTPTDEPLGIPALLIATLPLDTTRRHPAPGPLLDFLVERAADAYAELLGAWDPVTTALVDLVPGPLGKGELDGALRAAVLQRLPRTAFLAPAAPPEHAEERNALRPFEAEVVEGAGADTVRVLAEVLPTLLPAGLERRAELRTLGVGRLPLGDAIERIAGIERTPEWWHRLYDSLAGVDPDRLSGLPVPLADGRTSIGPRHILLPGADTPTSLARLGLKVAHPDAAHPLLEKLGALPATARAVLTTPQVRAAVAASLDAGEIWDEDADTLDADELAEVVLGLVRDADLAPGDEPWLGALALPDEDGELVPAGELLLPGSPLASVIREDEVPYVDADLAERWGAGPLTACGVLATFQLVRATDVVLDPDELEPREGDFAEPDDAGLLDAVDVWCEDVLDQLPELPVPPVATELVAVRDLDLVDDDCWPQALALLAQPPLRDALTQPVRILLPDGTTQSVRPYTAWWLRDHPVLDGRRPAGLRAAGGDPLLAGLYTSADATGFEDEQVLRALGVRTSVAALLDEPGGAAELLGRLADPDREVTGHQLHGLYGALADLDPEQVTLPDELRAVVDGEVLVVDAADAVIADAPDLLPLTAGLPLLPVPPSRAADLADLLQVRRLSETVPAEVTTPGEEHEVPESVLVLLGPATPVTYVEHEELVAGGTELDWRRTPDGTLHASTLEGVAAGLAWSAGQWPRRFEVAALLEDPSRTAELARDRWFD; encoded by the coding sequence GTGAGCGTGCGAGTGACGGCGGCCCAGAGCGGTGTGGACCCCTTCGGCACGGCCCGGCTGCGGCGCGGGGTGCTCGACGCGTGGGGTGCGGGCCCGGCCCGGTTCCGCGAGGACGCCAACGCCGAGGAGGACCTCGCGCTCGGTGGCTACCGGGACCGGCTCGTCATCGAGTTGGCGCAGAACGCCGCCGACGCCGCGGCCCGGGCCAAGGTGCCGGGCCGGCTCCGGCTCACCCTGCACGAGGGCGAGGGCGGGCACGCGCTGCTGGCGGTCGCCAACACCGGTGCCCCGCTGGACGCGACGGGCGTGGAGTCGCTGAGCACCCTGCGCGCCTCCGCCAAGCGGGAACCGTCCGGCGACAGCGTGGGCCGGTTCGGCGTCGGCTTCGCGGCCGTCCTGGCGGTCTCCGACGAACCGGCGGTGCTGGGCCGGCACGGCGGTGTGCGCTGGTCGCTGCCCGAGGCCCGTGAACTGGCTCGGGGCGCCGCCGTCGGCAGCCCGGGGCTCGGTGACGAACTGCGCCGCCGTGACGGGCACGTTCCGCTGCTGCGCCTCCCGCTGCCCGCCGAGGGCACCGCCCCCGACGGCTACGACACGGTCGTGGTCCTCCCGCTGCGCGACGCCGCCGCCGAGGGCCTGGTGGAGCGGCTGCTGGCGGGCGTCGACGATGCCCTGCTGCTCACGCTGCCCGGTCTGCGCGAGGTCGTCGTGGAGACCCCGGCGGACGGCACGCGCACCCTGTACCGGCGCGACGAGGGCCCGTACACGGTCATCGAGGACACCACCGCCTCCGGTACGGTCACCCACCGCTGGCGCACCGTCCGGCACGGCGGCCCCATCGAGCGGGAGCTGCTCGCCGACCGGCCCGTCGAGGAGCGGCTGCGGCCCACCTGGGCGGTGTCCTGGGCCGTGCCCGTCGACTCCGACGGCGCCCCGGTGCGCCCGGTGACCGCCCCGGTGGTGCACGCGCCGACCCCCACCGACGAGCCGCTGGGCATCCCGGCGCTGCTCATCGCGACCCTGCCGCTGGACACCACCCGCCGGCACCCCGCGCCGGGTCCGCTGCTCGACTTCCTCGTGGAGCGCGCGGCCGACGCGTACGCCGAACTCCTCGGCGCCTGGGACCCGGTGACGACCGCCCTGGTGGACCTGGTGCCCGGCCCGCTCGGCAAGGGCGAGCTGGACGGGGCCCTGCGCGCGGCCGTCCTCCAGCGGCTGCCCCGTACGGCGTTCCTCGCGCCGGCCGCTCCGCCCGAGCACGCGGAGGAGCGCAATGCCCTGCGCCCCTTCGAGGCCGAGGTGGTGGAGGGCGCGGGCGCCGACACCGTACGCGTCCTCGCCGAGGTCCTGCCGACGCTGCTGCCGGCCGGCCTGGAGCGCCGGGCCGAGCTGCGCACCCTGGGGGTGGGCCGGCTGCCGCTGGGCGACGCCATCGAGCGGATCGCGGGGATCGAGCGGACCCCCGAGTGGTGGCACCGGCTCTACGACAGCCTCGCCGGGGTGGACCCCGACCGGCTGTCCGGGCTGCCCGTGCCGCTCGCCGACGGCCGTACGTCGATCGGCCCCCGGCACATCCTGCTGCCCGGCGCGGACACGCCGACGAGCCTGGCCCGGCTGGGGCTGAAGGTGGCGCATCCGGACGCGGCGCACCCGCTGCTGGAGAAGCTCGGCGCCCTCCCGGCCACGGCCCGCGCGGTCCTGACGACCCCGCAGGTGCGGGCGGCCGTCGCCGCCTCCCTCGACGCGGGGGAGATCTGGGACGAGGACGCCGACACCCTGGACGCCGACGAGCTGGCCGAGGTGGTCCTGGGGCTGGTCCGGGACGCCGATCTGGCGCCGGGCGACGAGCCCTGGCTCGGCGCACTGGCCCTGCCGGACGAGGACGGGGAACTGGTCCCGGCGGGCGAGCTCCTGCTGCCGGGCAGCCCGCTGGCCTCGGTGATCCGCGAGGACGAGGTCCCGTACGTGGACGCGGACCTCGCCGAGCGGTGGGGCGCGGGCCCGCTCACCGCGTGCGGGGTCCTGGCCACCTTCCAGCTGGTCCGTGCCACCGACGTGGTCCTCGACCCGGACGAGCTGGAACCGCGCGAGGGCGACTTCGCCGAGCCCGACGACGCGGGCCTGCTGGACGCGGTGGACGTGTGGTGCGAGGACGTCCTGGACCAGCTGCCGGAGCTGCCGGTCCCGCCGGTGGCGACCGAGCTGGTCGCCGTCCGGGACCTCGACCTCGTCGACGACGACTGCTGGCCGCAGGCGCTGGCCCTGCTCGCGCAGCCGCCGCTGCGCGACGCGCTGACCCAGCCCGTGCGGATCCTGCTGCCGGACGGCACCACGCAGTCGGTGCGCCCGTACACGGCCTGGTGGCTGCGCGACCACCCGGTGCTCGACGGCCGCCGCCCGGCGGGCCTGCGCGCGGCGGGCGGCGACCCGCTGCTGGCGGGCCTCTACACCTCGGCGGACGCCACGGGCTTCGAGGACGAGCAGGTTCTGCGGGCGCTGGGCGTACGGACCTCCGTGGCGGCCCTGCTGGACGAGCCCGGCGGCGCCGCCGAACTGCTGGGCCGCCTCGCCGACCCGGACCGCGAGGTCACCGGCCACCAGCTGCACGGCCTGTACGGCGCGCTGGCCGACCTGGACCCCGAGCAGGTCACCCTCCCGGACGAGCTGCGCGCGGTGGTGGACGGCGAGGTGCTCGTGGTGGACGCGGCGGACGCGGTGATCGCGGACGCCCCGGACCTGCTGCCGCTGACAGCGGGGCTGCCGCTGCTGCCGGTCCCCCCGTCGCGCGCGGCGGATCTCGCGGACCTGCTCCAGGTGCGCCGCCTCTCGGAGACGGTTCCGGCGGAGGTGACCACGCCCGGCGAGGAGCACGAGGTCCCGGAGTCGGTGCTCGTGCTGCTGGGTCCGGCCACTCCGGTGACGTACGTCGAGCACGAGGAGCTGGTCGCGGGCGGCACGGAGCTCGACTGGCGCCGCACCCCCGACGGCACGCTCCACGCGTCGACGCTGGAGGGCGTCGCCGCCGGCCTCGCCTGGTCGGCGGGCCAGTGGCCGCGCCGCTTCGAGGTGGCGGCCCTGCTGGAGGACCCGTCGCGTACGGCGGAACTGGCCCGGGACCGCTGGTTCGACTGA
- a CDS encoding alpha/beta fold hydrolase gives MTPAARTPISLYPELDTTALTAFVTALESGDVTGLAPARAAEIAEVRSVAVFTRGKVTGADGDLLDAALWRHTGTQPRPAIVMPSPWTDLGWLPYAVQASLFAARGYNVLAYSARGFAGSEGQVDVAGPLDVADGSRALDHLIERSTGPVTKIGFLGDSYGSGISQLVAAHDTRVDAVVALSTWGDLGEAFYENSTRHIAAVRALLDAAAKARLSPQTQSVFDNVLANRDVQGTLRWAETRSPFTHIKELNRRQVPAFFSHAWHETLFPPNQTLKMFNELTGPKRLAVSIGDHSGPEMTGMLGLPNRIWTDAHRWLDHHLKDIDNGIDAEGQVLGEIMWSKTLEPRPTWPSLTERLERLHLADDGELGEEPQAGWTSIVLCGMDTPATVADQVVRSGYAEIAGRPKIYRTQDIDRTVAAVWTAEPAAEITRLRGIPRLRVTYRAANPGSTFVAYLLDTAPDGAAHIITHAPYTDLDSPPDSLISADIDLQATAYDVPRGNRLMLVIDARDPFYGDANLPRASLAFTSPEATPSYLDLPLG, from the coding sequence GTGACTCCAGCCGCCCGCACCCCCATCTCCCTCTACCCCGAACTCGACACGACCGCCCTGACCGCCTTCGTCACCGCCCTGGAGAGCGGCGACGTCACCGGCCTCGCCCCCGCCCGCGCCGCCGAGATCGCCGAGGTCCGCTCGGTCGCCGTCTTCACCCGCGGCAAGGTGACCGGCGCCGACGGGGACCTCCTCGACGCCGCGCTCTGGCGGCACACCGGCACCCAGCCGCGCCCCGCGATCGTCATGCCCTCGCCGTGGACCGACCTCGGCTGGCTCCCGTACGCCGTCCAGGCCTCCCTCTTCGCCGCCCGCGGCTACAACGTCCTCGCCTACTCCGCCCGCGGCTTCGCCGGCTCCGAGGGCCAGGTCGACGTGGCGGGCCCGCTCGACGTCGCCGACGGCAGCCGGGCCCTGGACCACCTCATCGAGCGCAGCACCGGCCCGGTGACGAAGATCGGCTTCCTCGGGGACTCGTACGGCTCCGGGATCAGCCAGCTCGTCGCCGCGCACGACACCCGCGTCGACGCCGTGGTCGCGCTCAGCACCTGGGGCGACCTCGGCGAGGCCTTCTACGAGAACTCCACCCGGCACATCGCGGCCGTACGGGCCCTGCTCGACGCGGCCGCGAAGGCCCGGCTGAGCCCGCAGACGCAGAGCGTCTTCGACAACGTCCTCGCCAACCGCGACGTCCAGGGCACCCTGCGCTGGGCGGAGACCCGCTCCCCCTTCACCCACATCAAGGAGCTCAACCGCCGCCAGGTGCCCGCCTTCTTCTCGCACGCCTGGCACGAGACGCTCTTCCCGCCCAACCAGACGCTGAAGATGTTCAACGAACTGACCGGTCCCAAACGTCTCGCCGTCTCCATCGGCGACCACTCCGGCCCCGAGATGACCGGCATGCTCGGCCTGCCCAACCGGATCTGGACGGACGCCCACCGCTGGCTCGACCACCACCTCAAGGACATCGACAACGGCATCGACGCCGAGGGGCAGGTGCTCGGCGAGATCATGTGGAGCAAGACCCTCGAACCCCGCCCGACCTGGCCCTCCCTCACCGAACGCCTGGAACGACTGCACCTGGCGGACGACGGCGAGCTCGGCGAGGAGCCGCAGGCCGGCTGGACGTCGATCGTGCTGTGCGGGATGGACACCCCCGCGACCGTCGCCGATCAGGTGGTGCGGTCCGGGTACGCGGAGATCGCCGGCCGCCCGAAGATCTACCGCACCCAGGACATCGACCGCACCGTCGCCGCCGTATGGACCGCGGAACCGGCCGCCGAGATCACCCGGCTGCGCGGCATACCGCGGCTGCGCGTGACGTACCGGGCGGCGAACCCCGGATCCACCTTCGTCGCGTACCTCCTCGACACGGCACCCGACGGCGCGGCCCACATCATCACGCACGCCCCGTACACCGACCTCGACTCCCCGCCCGACAGCCTGATCAGCGCGGACATCGACCTCCAGGCCACGGCCTACGACGTGCCGCGCGGCAACCGGTTGATGTTGGTGATCGACGCCCGCGACCCGTTCTACGGCGACGCCAACCTGCCGCGCGCGAGCCTGGCGTTCACCTCCCCGGAGGCCACCCCGTCCTACCTGGACCTACCGCTCGGCTGA
- a CDS encoding NUDIX hydrolase, whose product MSFRMAAYAVCIEDGRVLLARHVSPEGDSTWSLPGGRVEHGEDPFDAVIREVAEETGCDAVVDRLLGVDSRLIPAAERTVPGGPDHQNIGIFYEVRITGGELRPEPNGAVVESVWTPIAEVTALLRSSLVDIGLTLAHTRPATGHAATVPVGGLILH is encoded by the coding sequence ATGAGCTTCCGAATGGCGGCGTACGCCGTGTGCATCGAGGACGGCCGGGTGTTGCTCGCCCGCCACGTCTCGCCCGAGGGCGACAGCACCTGGTCCCTTCCGGGCGGCAGGGTCGAGCACGGGGAGGACCCGTTCGACGCGGTGATCCGCGAGGTCGCCGAGGAGACCGGCTGCGACGCCGTGGTCGATCGCCTGCTGGGCGTGGACTCCCGACTGATCCCCGCCGCCGAACGCACCGTCCCCGGCGGCCCGGACCACCAGAACATCGGCATCTTCTACGAGGTCCGCATCACCGGCGGCGAACTCCGGCCGGAGCCGAACGGTGCGGTCGTCGAGTCGGTCTGGACCCCGATCGCCGAGGTGACCGCACTCCTGCGTTCCTCGCTGGTCGACATCGGCCTCACCCTGGCCCACACCCGCCCGGCAACGGGCCACGCAGCCACAGTCCCGGTCGGCGGCCTGATCCTGCACTGA
- a CDS encoding EamA family transporter, which translates to MPAPSSSSSPAASPAVAATAADPSPTQGSGSASGSGLRSGLGPVALVISAGISVQFGAALAVMIMPRAGAAGVVTLRLAAAAIVLLLLCRPKVRGYSRADWGTVLAFGVAMAGMNGLFYQSIDRIPLGPAVTLEVLGPLALSVIVSRRLVNVLWAGLALGGVVLLSGHGGGGLGFGSLDPLGAAFALGAGAMWAAYIVFSARTGRRFPQADGLALAMAVAAVISLPLGIAEAGSDLLVPSTLALGLGVAVLSSVLPYTLELLALRRMPAPTFAILMSLEPAIAATAGFLVLNQAMSALDALAIALVIAASMGAVRSQIRRKAA; encoded by the coding sequence ATGCCCGCACCTTCCTCTTCGTCCTCCCCGGCGGCCTCGCCGGCCGTCGCCGCAACGGCGGCGGACCCGTCGCCCACCCAGGGCTCCGGTTCCGCTTCCGGCTCCGGCCTCCGGTCCGGCCTCGGTCCCGTCGCGCTGGTGATATCGGCGGGGATCTCGGTGCAGTTCGGCGCCGCCCTCGCGGTCATGATCATGCCGAGGGCGGGCGCGGCCGGCGTGGTCACCCTGCGCCTCGCGGCCGCCGCGATCGTGCTGCTGCTCCTGTGCCGCCCGAAGGTGCGCGGCTACTCCCGCGCCGACTGGGGCACGGTGCTCGCCTTCGGCGTCGCCATGGCCGGCATGAACGGCCTCTTCTACCAGTCCATCGACCGGATCCCGCTCGGCCCGGCCGTCACCCTGGAGGTCCTCGGACCGCTCGCCCTCTCCGTCATCGTCTCCCGACGCCTGGTCAACGTCCTGTGGGCGGGCCTCGCGCTCGGCGGCGTCGTCCTGCTGTCCGGGCACGGCGGGGGCGGACTCGGCTTCGGCTCCCTCGACCCGCTGGGCGCGGCCTTCGCGCTCGGGGCGGGCGCGATGTGGGCGGCGTACATCGTGTTCAGCGCGCGTACCGGCCGCCGCTTCCCGCAGGCGGACGGGCTCGCCCTGGCCATGGCGGTGGCCGCGGTCATCTCGCTGCCGCTGGGCATCGCCGAAGCGGGCTCGGACCTGCTGGTCCCGAGCACCCTGGCCCTCGGCCTGGGCGTGGCCGTCCTGTCCTCCGTCCTGCCGTACACGCTGGAACTGCTCGCGCTGCGACGGATGCCGGCCCCGACCTTCGCGATCCTGATGAGCCTGGAGCCGGCCATCGCCGCCACGGCGGGCTTCCTCGTCCTGAACCAGGCCATGTCCGCGCTGGACGCCCTGGCCATCGCCCTCGTGATCGCGGCCAGCATGGGCGCGGTCCGCTCGCAGATCCGGAGGAAGGCCGCCTGA